From a region of the Pseudanabaena sp. PCC 7367 genome:
- a CDS encoding Gp37 family protein translates to MYDLSAIETDLLTRLSTVQTTYNLSLGTLTKEQLNQPIQRSQLLVSYRRTEFESPQSLNQYQLATLSFEIITRFKDLRSHAQAYPILAAVRDRLWNYAPASLNSLDLVEGMRQVDERFLSDRNDRKLLDHGIWSYSQMFALKLVCTGL, encoded by the coding sequence ATGTATGACCTCAGTGCGATCGAAACCGATCTGCTCACCCGCCTCAGCACGGTGCAAACCACCTATAACCTCAGCCTGGGCACTTTAACAAAAGAGCAACTAAACCAGCCAATCCAGCGATCGCAATTATTAGTCAGCTATCGCCGCACCGAATTTGAATCGCCCCAGAGCTTAAATCAATATCAACTTGCCACCCTCAGCTTTGAAATTATTACCCGCTTCAAAGACCTGCGCAGCCATGCCCAAGCCTACCCGATTCTGGCCGCAGTGCGCGATCGGCTCTGGAACTATGCCCCCGCCAGCTTAAACAGTCTGGATCTGGTAGAGGGAATGCGGCAAGTGGATGAACGGTTTTTGAGCGATCGTAATGATCGTAAGTTACTGGATCATGGGATCTGGAGCTATAGCCAGATGTTTGCACTCAAGCTGGTTTGTACTGGTTTGTAA
- a CDS encoding gp436 family protein, whose protein sequence is MTYATEQNLIDAFGQTELIALTNLADPTASTINTSVLSQNQNKAFGLINGAIAKCPGIAVQMPFSSPYPELLVGLELDITRYFLDSISAREDVRQRYEDALAQLEKIGACELSLGLNSSDEVVNTSDRPAYGAYKQVFTPTTLCDYVD, encoded by the coding sequence ATGACCTACGCCACCGAACAGAACTTGATTGATGCCTTTGGCCAAACCGAGCTGATCGCCCTGACCAACCTGGCCGATCCCACCGCCAGCACGATCAACACCAGCGTTCTCAGCCAGAACCAGAATAAAGCCTTTGGGCTAATTAATGGCGCGATCGCCAAATGCCCTGGGATTGCCGTGCAAATGCCGTTTAGCTCCCCCTATCCAGAATTACTGGTCGGTTTGGAGCTGGATATTACTCGCTATTTTCTCGACTCGATCAGTGCCCGCGAAGATGTGCGGCAGCGGTATGAAGATGCCCTGGCTCAGCTCGAAAAGATTGGTGCTTGCGAATTGTCCCTGGGCTTGAATAGCAGTGATGAAGTGGTCAACACCAGCGATCGCCCCGCCTATGGTGCTTACAAACAAGTCTTCACCCCCACCACTCTCTGCGATTATGTTGATTAA